Proteins co-encoded in one Euleptes europaea isolate rEulEur1 chromosome 1, rEulEur1.hap1, whole genome shotgun sequence genomic window:
- the SIMC1 gene encoding SUMO-interacting motif-containing protein 1, which translates to MPRACFQGSFALVPDYGSNSESSSPTTYNSDLGSLGSPQLGSDVFSISSANDSSEHETFQDPVQDAPSSCPPEGDFNPQLALPDQRHSQRSPFSQCPLNATTFLTESDQFMLETNNSTPGAVKPDAQEPTQQIDIKVWMKTLQYFPGVPVHHPFLHSVLHEKNASQNKQQKAQPIPSRRLSMVSSTIEENFFRGTLDFLMDYVSSQYYPPEKIMQDVVRQILLNSEVQEIQRDAYMLLMKIQALHPAKDDTVVWDWDLLCEVMKAQEEKFPGRLLFLNYVIQTLEDDFQTTARKGILHRSIAKKMLSFDQCFSNVKELINWLLAAVTGTRSSQHRERQEAGPLSETTVGKNSISIPECHLAETAQTEGLSRQFQSQREVVLLQRMLSIAVEVDKSPNCSANKIADMVFSSVLNIPKRCQREAFLSSMECHLLRCKVLELIFHHSCNNKVINLPMSMAKILCFLTCIYLPIKYQDNEATWQRWDEMLHQLNLLVLSYHRIILGHLRSSVCERINLIIKAAKPKLQSHDSLTISDADYSINSFQKQLLQTLGQPLPSPIKEKIELLRVLFHTTTDIYRTFEHLDGPLGSGSS; encoded by the exons ATGCCACGGGCCTGCTTTCAAGGCAGCTTTGCCCTTGTCCCTGACTATGGTAGCAACTCGGAAAGCAGTAGCCCCACCACTTATAACAGTGATTTAGGATCTTTGGGGAGCCCACAGCTGGGCTCAGATGTTTTCTCTATCTCTTCAGCCAATGACAGCAGCGAACATGAAACATTCCAGGACCCTGTACAAGACGCTCCTAGTAGCTGCCCACCTGAGGGAGATTTTAACCCCCAGCTTGCTCTACCTGATCAGAGACACTCCCAAAGGTCCCCCTTTTCCCAGTGTCCTCTGAATGCTACCACATTTCTAACAGAAAGTGATCAGTTTATGTTAGAGACAAATAACTCAACACCAGGTGCTGTAAAGCCAGATGCTCAGGAACCAACTCAGCAGATTGACATCAAAGTCTGGATGAAAACACTGCAGTATTTCCCAGGGGTGCCTGTACATCACCCCTTCCTCCATAGCGTATTACATGAAAAGAATGCCAGCCAG AACAAGCAACAGAAAGCCCAACCTATACCGTCCCGTAGATTGAGCATGGTATCCAGTACTATCGAAGAGAACTTCTTCCGGGGGACCTTGGATTTCCTTATGGATTATGTATCCTCCCAGTACTACCCCCCAGAAAAGATCATGCAAGATGTGGTCAGACAGATTTTGCTGAACTCAGAAGTACAAGAGATACAGAGAGATGCCTACATGCTGCTGATGAAAATCCAGGC ACTTCACCCAGCGAAAGACGATACAGTGGTCTGGGACTGGGACCTGCTATGTGAGGTGATGAAAGCACAG GAAGAGAAGTTTCCCGGAAGGCTCCTGTTCTTGAATTACGTCATCCAGACTTTGGAGGATGACTTCCAGACCACAGCCAGAAAAGGCATTCTGCACAGATCCATCGCCAAGAAAATGCTTTCCTTTGACCAGTGCTTCAGCAACGTAAA GGAACTGATCAACTGGCTACTAGCTGCAGTCACTGGAACAAGATCTTCCCAGCACAGAGAGAGGCAAGAAGCAGGTCCTTTGTCAGAAACAACAGTGGGCAAGAACAGCATTTCTATTCCAGAATGTCATTTAGCTGAAACTGCGCAAACAGAAGGTCTCTCTCGACAGTTTCAGTCTCAGAG GGAGGTGGTGCTTCTCCAGAGGATGCTTTCTATTGCTGTAGAAGTGGACAAGTCTCCAAATTGCAGTGCCAATAAGATTGCAGATATGGTATTTTCATCAGTGCTGAATATTCCCAAGCGCTGCCAGAG GGAAGCTTTCCTAAGCAGTATGGAATGCCATCTTCTGCGCTGTAAAGTGCTGGAGCTCATTTTTCACCACAGCTGTAACAACAAAGTTATCAATCTGCCCATGTCTATGGCAAAAATCTTGTGTTTTCTGACATGCATTTATCTGCCAATAAAATACCAG GACAATGAAGCAACATGGCAGAGATGGGATGAAATGCTTCACCAGCTGAATTTACTGGTGCTGAGTTATCACAGAATAATCTTAG GGCACTTAAGGAGCTCAGTGTGTGAACGGATCAATTTGATTATCAAAGCTGCCAAACCTAAACTACAGTCACATGATTCCCTCACCATCTCAGATGCAGATTACAGTATAAATAGTTTCCAGAAGCAGCTTCTGCAAACTCTGGGTCAACCACTACCCTCACCCATCAAAGAAAAGATTGAACTACTCAGAGTATTGTTTCATACCACTACAGATATTTACAGAACTTTTGAGCACTTAGATGGACCTCTTGGGAGTGGAAGTAGTTGA